A genomic segment from Sphingopyxis sp. DBS4 encodes:
- the trbJ gene encoding P-type conjugative transfer protein TrbJ — protein MKNVKNRVLLAALLAGSTLIASGVTVPAAAQIGGIVHDPRNYAQNILTAARTLEQINNQISMLQNQATSLANEARNLTSLPVSTLKELQGQVDRTRQLLSEAQRVAYDVGDIQTAFDARYKGAALSGPQAAMVANAEARWNDSVGAFQDAMKVQAGVVTNIGGTRQSIGTLVSASQSATGALQAAQAGNQILAVQSQQISDLTAALAAQGRAQMLDAARSAAAEAEGRERFRRFRKGN, from the coding sequence ATGAAGAATGTGAAGAACCGCGTGCTGCTTGCTGCCCTGCTCGCCGGATCGACCTTGATCGCGAGCGGAGTGACTGTTCCCGCCGCGGCGCAGATCGGCGGCATCGTTCACGATCCGCGCAACTATGCGCAGAATATCCTGACCGCCGCGCGCACCCTCGAGCAGATCAACAATCAGATCTCCATGCTGCAAAACCAGGCGACGTCGCTGGCGAACGAGGCGCGCAATCTGACCAGCCTGCCCGTCTCGACGCTGAAGGAATTGCAAGGCCAGGTCGATCGCACCCGCCAATTGCTGAGTGAAGCGCAGCGCGTCGCTTATGACGTCGGCGATATCCAGACCGCTTTCGATGCCCGCTACAAGGGCGCAGCCTTGTCGGGGCCGCAGGCCGCGATGGTCGCCAACGCCGAGGCGCGTTGGAACGACAGCGTCGGCGCGTTCCAGGATGCGATGAAGGTGCAGGCCGGCGTCGTCACCAACATCGGCGGCACGCGCCAGTCGATCGGAACCCTCGTCTCGGCGAGCCAGTCGGCGACCGGCGCCTTGCAGGCGGCGCAGGCGGGCAACCAGATCCTCGCCGTCCAGTCGCAGCAGATCTCCGACCTCACCGCCGCTCTCGCCGCGCAGGGCCGGGCGCAGATGCTCGACGCGGCGCGCAGCGCCGCCGCCGAGGCCGAAGGCCGCGAGCGCTTCCGCCGCTTCCGCAAAGGCAATTGA
- the trbE gene encoding conjugal transfer protein TrbE, with product MMNLSEYRTKSARLADFLPWVCLVAEGVVLNKDGAFQRTARFRGPDLDSATPAELVAVTARLNSALRRLGSGWAVFVEAQRVPAVTYPVSEFPDAVSELVDVERREQFREEGAHFESFYYLTLLWMPPAEEAARAEYWLYEGRSKTGVDPKELLKSFVDRTGRMLHLVEGFMPEAEWLDDGETLTYLHSCVSTKVQHVRVPETPAYLDALLADEALVGGLEPRLGDHHLRTLTITGFPSVTFPGLLDELNRQAFAYRWSSRAIMLDKTDATKLLTKIRRQWFAKRKSVAAILKEVMTNEASVLMDSDASNKAADADMALQELGADEAGIAYVTATITVWDRDPALAAEKLRLVEKIVQSRDFTCTVEGVNALEAWFGSLPGHVYANVRQPPISTLNLAHLIPLSAVWAGAERDEHFGDAPLLYGKTEGSTPFRFSLHVGDVGHCLVVGPTGAGKSVLLALMALQFRRYEGNQIFAFDYGGSIRAAAIAMRGDWQDLGGALHDAGSAGSVALQPLARIDEAAERAWAAEWLAALLAGEGVDVDPAAKEHLWSALTSLATAPIRERTLTGLAVLLQSQELKLALSPYLVGGPWGRLLDAEAEHLGDARVQALETEGLVGASSAASVLAYLFHRIEGRLDGSPTLIIIDEGWLVLDSPAFAAQLREWLKTLRKKNASVIFATQSLADIEGSRIAPAIIESCPTRIFLPNERAAEPQIARVYERFGLNDRQIEILSRATPKRDYYCQSRRGNRLFELGLGDIALAFTAASSKTDQIKIGELIETRGHADFAEFWLRHRGLYWAADLLANLETPDQLKESFL from the coding sequence ATGATGAATCTCTCCGAATATCGCACGAAATCCGCCCGCCTCGCCGATTTTCTCCCTTGGGTCTGCCTGGTGGCGGAGGGCGTGGTGCTGAACAAGGACGGCGCGTTCCAGCGCACGGCGCGCTTCCGCGGCCCCGACCTCGACAGCGCCACGCCCGCCGAACTCGTGGCGGTCACCGCGCGCCTCAACAGCGCGCTGCGGCGCCTCGGGTCGGGCTGGGCAGTCTTCGTCGAAGCCCAGCGTGTGCCCGCGGTGACCTATCCGGTGTCCGAGTTCCCCGATGCGGTGTCCGAGCTGGTCGATGTCGAACGCCGCGAGCAGTTCCGCGAGGAAGGCGCCCATTTCGAGAGCTTCTATTATCTGACCCTCTTGTGGATGCCGCCGGCAGAGGAAGCGGCGCGCGCCGAGTACTGGCTCTATGAGGGCCGCTCGAAGACCGGCGTCGACCCCAAGGAATTGCTGAAAAGCTTCGTCGATCGCACGGGGCGCATGCTCCATCTCGTCGAGGGCTTCATGCCCGAGGCCGAATGGCTGGATGACGGCGAGACATTAACCTACCTCCACAGCTGTGTCTCGACCAAGGTCCAGCACGTCCGGGTGCCCGAGACGCCTGCCTATCTCGACGCGCTGCTCGCCGACGAAGCGCTCGTCGGCGGGCTCGAGCCGCGGCTCGGCGATCATCATCTGCGCACCCTCACCATCACCGGCTTCCCGAGCGTCACCTTCCCGGGCCTGCTCGACGAATTGAACCGCCAAGCGTTCGCCTATCGCTGGTCCTCGCGCGCCATCATGCTCGACAAGACCGACGCGACCAAGCTGCTGACCAAGATCCGGCGGCAATGGTTCGCCAAGCGCAAGTCGGTCGCCGCGATCCTCAAGGAGGTGATGACCAACGAGGCCTCTGTCCTGATGGACAGCGATGCCTCGAACAAGGCGGCCGACGCCGACATGGCACTGCAGGAGCTTGGCGCCGACGAGGCGGGCATCGCCTATGTCACCGCGACGATCACCGTCTGGGATCGCGATCCGGCGCTCGCGGCCGAGAAGCTGCGCCTCGTCGAGAAAATCGTTCAGAGCCGCGACTTCACCTGCACGGTGGAAGGCGTCAATGCGCTCGAGGCCTGGTTCGGGAGCCTCCCCGGCCATGTCTATGCCAATGTTCGCCAGCCCCCGATTTCCACCCTTAATCTTGCCCATCTCATTCCCTTGTCGGCGGTGTGGGCGGGGGCGGAACGGGACGAGCATTTCGGTGATGCCCCCTTGCTTTACGGCAAGACCGAAGGCTCGACCCCGTTCCGCTTTTCGCTGCACGTCGGCGACGTCGGTCATTGCCTCGTCGTCGGCCCGACGGGTGCGGGCAAGTCGGTCCTGCTCGCGCTGATGGCGCTCCAGTTCCGCCGCTACGAGGGCAACCAGATATTCGCCTTCGATTATGGCGGTTCGATCCGCGCCGCGGCGATTGCCATGCGCGGCGATTGGCAGGATCTTGGCGGCGCGCTGCACGATGCCGGCAGCGCCGGGTCGGTCGCTCTGCAACCGCTGGCGCGCATCGACGAGGCCGCGGAGCGCGCCTGGGCAGCCGAATGGCTCGCCGCCTTGCTCGCGGGCGAAGGGGTCGACGTCGATCCGGCCGCGAAGGAGCATCTCTGGTCGGCGCTCACGTCGCTCGCGACGGCGCCAATCCGCGAGCGCACGCTGACCGGTCTTGCCGTCCTGCTCCAATCGCAAGAGCTGAAGCTCGCGCTTTCGCCCTATCTCGTGGGCGGTCCCTGGGGACGGCTGCTCGACGCCGAGGCCGAGCATCTTGGCGATGCGCGTGTTCAGGCGCTCGAAACCGAAGGGCTGGTCGGCGCCTCGTCGGCGGCCTCGGTCCTCGCCTATCTGTTCCACCGCATCGAGGGCCGCCTCGACGGCTCACCGACGCTGATCATCATCGACGAAGGCTGGCTCGTGCTCGACAGCCCCGCCTTCGCGGCGCAGCTGCGCGAGTGGCTGAAGACGCTCCGCAAGAAAAATGCGAGCGTGATCTTCGCGACGCAAAGCCTCGCCGATATCGAGGGCTCGCGCATTGCGCCGGCGATCATCGAGAGCTGCCCGACACGCATTTTCCTGCCCAACGAACGCGCCGCCGAGCCTCAGATCGCGCGGGTCTATGAACGCTTCGGGCTCAACGATCGCCAGATCGAGATATTGAGCCGCGCAACGCCGAAGCGCGACTATTATTGCCAGTCGCGACGCGGCAACCGGCTGTTCGAACTCGGCCTCGGCGACATCGCACTCGCTTTCACCGCTGCCTCTTCAAAGACCGACCAGATCAAGATCGGCGAGCTGATCGAGACGCGCGGCCACGCCGATTTTGCCGAATTCTGGCTGCGTCACCGCGGCCTCTATTGGGCCGCCGATCTGCTCGCGAACCTCGAAACCCCCGACCAGCTGAAGGAGTCCTTTTTATGA
- a CDS encoding VirB3 family type IV secretion system protein, with protein MSREGEVPGFFAPVHRALAEPILLGGAPRSLAIVNGTLAGAVGLGLRLWIVGVAIWAVGHTLSVWAARRDPQFVDVARRHLKYPVWMRS; from the coding sequence ATGAGCCGGGAAGGGGAAGTGCCGGGCTTCTTTGCTCCGGTTCACCGGGCGCTCGCCGAGCCGATCCTCCTCGGCGGGGCGCCGCGCAGCCTCGCGATCGTCAACGGCACGCTCGCGGGCGCCGTCGGTCTCGGCCTCCGGCTCTGGATCGTCGGCGTCGCGATATGGGCGGTCGGCCACACCCTCTCGGTCTGGGCCGCCCGCCGCGACCCGCAGTTCGTCGACGTCGCCCGGCGTCACCTCAAATATCCCGTCTGGATGCGCTCATGA
- a CDS encoding TrbC/VirB2 family protein: MIHALRHGARRAMLCSTAMFVALAVSAPAYAGGSSMPWEAPLQSILESIEGPVAKIVAVIIIIVTGLSLAFGDTSGGFRRLVQIVFGLSIAFAASSFFLSFFSFGGGALV; encoded by the coding sequence ATGATCCATGCTCTTCGGCATGGCGCACGGCGCGCCATGCTCTGTTCGACCGCGATGTTCGTTGCGCTTGCGGTATCCGCGCCGGCCTATGCCGGCGGCTCGTCGATGCCGTGGGAAGCGCCGCTGCAGTCGATCCTCGAGAGCATCGAGGGTCCGGTCGCAAAGATCGTCGCGGTGATCATCATCATCGTGACCGGTCTCAGCCTCGCCTTCGGCGACACGTCGGGTGGGTTCCGCCGGCTGGTCCAGATCGTGTTCGGCCTGTCGATCGCCTTCGCTGCATCGAGCTTCTTCCTGTCCTTTTTCTCCTTCGGCGGCGGAGCGCTCGTGTGA
- the trbB gene encoding P-type conjugative transfer ATPase TrbB has protein sequence MGAEPIRLEARHRSARMLRTAMGGAIADWLADREVIEIMLNPDGRLWVDRLGQGIEDSGETLSAADGERIIRLVAHHVGAEVHGSAPRVSAELPEGGERFEGLLPPVVAAPTFAIRKPAIAVFTLGDYVNSGIMSADAADILRCGVRDRLNILVAGGTGTGKTTLTNALLAEIAGSRDRIVLIEDTRELQCAAPNLVAMRTKDGVASLSDLVRSSLRLRPDRIPIGEVRGAEALDLLKAWGTGHPGGVGTIHAGSALGALRRMEQLIQEAVITVPRALLAETINLVAVLVRDGTGRRLAELARIDGFDRLNLEYRLTPLITPEGENR, from the coding sequence ATGGGCGCAGAACCAATCCGGCTGGAGGCACGTCACCGCAGCGCGCGCATGCTGCGCACCGCGATGGGCGGTGCGATCGCGGATTGGCTCGCCGACCGCGAGGTCATCGAAATCATGCTCAATCCCGACGGTCGGCTGTGGGTCGACCGCCTCGGCCAAGGGATCGAGGACAGCGGTGAAACACTGAGCGCCGCCGATGGCGAGCGCATCATTCGTCTCGTCGCGCATCATGTCGGCGCCGAAGTGCATGGCAGCGCGCCGCGCGTATCGGCCGAGCTGCCCGAAGGAGGCGAGCGTTTCGAGGGATTGTTGCCGCCGGTCGTTGCCGCGCCGACCTTTGCGATCCGCAAACCGGCAATCGCGGTCTTCACGCTCGGCGATTATGTGAACTCGGGCATCATGTCGGCGGATGCTGCGGACATACTTCGCTGCGGCGTGCGTGACCGGCTCAACATCCTCGTTGCGGGCGGCACCGGGACCGGCAAGACGACGCTGACCAACGCGTTGCTCGCCGAGATTGCGGGCAGCCGCGACCGGATCGTGTTGATCGAGGACACGCGCGAACTGCAGTGCGCGGCGCCCAATCTCGTCGCGATGCGCACCAAGGACGGTGTCGCATCGCTGTCCGATCTCGTCCGCTCCTCGCTGCGCCTCCGGCCCGACCGCATTCCGATCGGCGAGGTGCGCGGCGCCGAAGCGCTGGATCTCCTGAAAGCATGGGGCACAGGTCATCCCGGCGGTGTCGGAACAATCCATGCCGGGAGTGCGCTTGGCGCGCTGCGCCGTATGGAGCAGCTCATCCAGGAAGCCGTGATCACCGTCCCGCGCGCTCTTCTCGCCGAGACGATCAATCTGGTCGCCGTGCTCGTCCGCGACGGAACGGGCCGGCGCCTCGCCGAACTCGCCCGCATCGACGGGTTCGACCGGCTGAACCTCGAATATCGGCTGACCCCGCTCATCACCCCTGAAGGAGAAAATCGATGA